The following are encoded in a window of Chondrinema litorale genomic DNA:
- a CDS encoding NAD-dependent succinate-semialdehyde dehydrogenase, whose protein sequence is MNFKSINPYTDELINEFPTLTDEGLRDKLKRSAVSYEGWKRTSYKERAALFNQVSKLLRENKEKYARTVTLEMGKAIKESIAEVEKCAWVCDYYAENAEAFLKDEYLESDAQKSFVSYEPIGAILAVMPWNFPYWQVFRFAAPYLMAGNVALLKHAPNVTGCAIEIENIFREAGFPEGVFQSLIIEVDQVEKVIESHIVQAATLTGSEKAGASLASLAGKNIKKTVLELGGSDPFIVLADADIEKAATVAVQSRMLNAGQSCIAAKRFMVVESVKDEFTAIVQKKIAELKTGDPLLKDTTTGPLARVDLAENLSRQVQESVKAGAGLVMGGQQEKAHFNPALLVDVKPGMANFDEETFGPAATIIPVKDEKQAILYANQSIYGLGASLWTKDTDKAVRIAREIHSGAVFINSLVKSDPRLPFGGIKKSGYGRELSHHGIKEFVNAKTIYVS, encoded by the coding sequence ATGAACTTTAAAAGCATTAATCCTTATACCGACGAACTCATCAACGAATTTCCTACACTTACAGATGAAGGTCTCAGGGATAAACTAAAAAGAAGCGCAGTTTCTTACGAAGGCTGGAAAAGAACTTCTTACAAAGAAAGAGCTGCTCTTTTCAATCAAGTATCTAAACTGCTCAGAGAAAACAAAGAAAAATATGCTCGCACTGTCACACTCGAAATGGGCAAAGCAATTAAAGAGTCAATTGCTGAAGTTGAAAAATGTGCATGGGTTTGTGATTACTATGCCGAAAATGCAGAAGCATTTTTAAAAGATGAATATCTAGAATCTGATGCACAAAAAAGTTTTGTGAGTTACGAACCAATCGGTGCGATTCTAGCCGTAATGCCTTGGAATTTCCCATATTGGCAAGTTTTTAGGTTTGCTGCACCTTACTTAATGGCAGGCAATGTAGCCTTGCTCAAACATGCACCAAACGTAACAGGCTGTGCCATCGAGATAGAAAATATATTTAGAGAAGCTGGTTTCCCAGAAGGTGTTTTTCAATCGCTTATTATAGAAGTAGATCAAGTCGAAAAAGTAATTGAAAGCCACATTGTGCAAGCTGCTACGCTTACAGGTAGCGAAAAAGCAGGTGCATCGCTGGCTTCACTAGCAGGAAAAAACATAAAAAAAACAGTATTGGAATTGGGTGGTTCAGACCCATTTATCGTTTTAGCTGATGCTGATATTGAAAAAGCTGCTACTGTTGCAGTACAATCGAGAATGCTAAATGCAGGGCAGAGTTGTATTGCTGCAAAACGATTTATGGTAGTTGAATCTGTTAAAGATGAATTTACCGCAATAGTCCAAAAGAAAATTGCCGAATTAAAAACTGGTGATCCTCTTTTAAAAGACACCACTACTGGTCCACTTGCCAGAGTTGATCTGGCTGAGAACTTGAGCAGACAAGTACAAGAAAGTGTAAAAGCTGGTGCCGGATTAGTAATGGGAGGGCAACAAGAAAAAGCACACTTTAATCCAGCACTTTTGGTAGATGTAAAACCGGGAATGGCAAATTTTGACGAAGAAACATTTGGCCCTGCTGCCACAATTATTCCTGTAAAGGATGAAAAACAGGCTATTCTCTATGCCAACCAATCAATCTATGGATTAGGTGCATCTCTTTGGACTAAAGATACCGATAAAGCAGTAAGAATTGCTAGAGAGATACATTCCGGAGCAGTATTTATCAATTCACTTGTAAAATCTGACCCAAGATTGCCTTTTGGAGGAATTAAAAAATCTGGCTACGGCAGAGAGCTTTCTCACCATGGAATTAAAGAATTTGTAAATGCGAAAACCATTTACGTAAGCTAA
- a CDS encoding biotin carboxylase — protein MKNEPLTAKQAEPKTTKVVKKTEEKPKLKSISDIRRFFYKNEEPIYFVSATNFNLLGADEWIKNFRFINYIDCYDHQHPNVFAPQEELPHEEFQSIEDITAYLLDHKEVHDFIKDRGQNMPKAQKNGKVLYLMFDQRVEKLAKQLGLKVCFPSSKLREHLDNKIITNRVAEKAGVPCVPNVLKKVDSYKTLRKISDHLGKDLVVQTAFGDSGHTTFFISNEEDYNKYKKEIEAEPECKIMKKIQCRGSAIEACVTRHGTIVAPLLTELVGFKELTPYKGGWCGNEVYPNAFNQSIRNQARKYTEMFGNQLREEGYMGYFELDFLIEEKTNKVYLGELNPRITGASSITNHAVFALADCPLYLFHLLEWMDVDYDISVKQINQRWARPENIDNWSQMVIKHTEDTVDILTEAPPSGIYKMDYNGNISFSRFDTHRRAVENENEAFFLRILKPGDYQYEGADLGILVSRGRFMTDDFKLNARGKKWIEGIRKLFKSTTPTNTTLAQNKIEQANGFKML, from the coding sequence ATGAAAAATGAACCCCTTACGGCTAAGCAAGCCGAGCCAAAAACAACAAAAGTTGTTAAAAAAACAGAAGAAAAACCCAAGCTGAAAAGTATATCAGACATCAGAAGGTTTTTCTATAAAAATGAAGAACCTATCTATTTTGTGAGTGCCACTAATTTTAATTTATTAGGTGCTGATGAGTGGATTAAGAATTTTAGATTTATCAATTATATTGATTGTTACGACCACCAACACCCAAACGTATTTGCTCCACAAGAGGAATTGCCGCACGAAGAATTTCAGAGTATAGAAGATATTACTGCCTACTTGCTTGATCACAAAGAAGTTCATGATTTTATAAAAGATAGAGGGCAAAATATGCCTAAAGCACAAAAAAATGGAAAGGTACTTTACTTGATGTTTGACCAAAGAGTAGAAAAACTCGCTAAACAGCTAGGTTTAAAAGTATGCTTCCCAAGTTCTAAACTTCGCGAGCATCTCGATAATAAGATTATCACTAACCGTGTCGCTGAGAAAGCCGGAGTGCCTTGTGTGCCTAATGTGCTTAAAAAAGTAGATAGCTACAAAACACTAAGAAAAATCTCTGATCATTTAGGTAAAGATTTAGTAGTGCAAACTGCTTTTGGCGATTCTGGACACACTACATTTTTTATCTCTAATGAAGAAGATTACAACAAGTACAAAAAAGAGATAGAAGCTGAGCCAGAGTGCAAGATCATGAAAAAAATTCAATGTAGAGGCTCGGCAATAGAAGCTTGTGTTACTCGACATGGAACCATTGTCGCTCCTTTGTTAACTGAGTTGGTTGGTTTTAAAGAGCTTACTCCATACAAAGGTGGTTGGTGCGGAAACGAAGTTTATCCGAATGCATTTAACCAGAGTATAAGAAATCAGGCAAGAAAATATACTGAGATGTTTGGTAACCAATTGCGAGAAGAAGGTTACATGGGATATTTCGAGCTTGACTTTTTAATTGAAGAGAAAACTAATAAAGTGTATTTGGGAGAACTAAACCCAAGAATTACCGGTGCATCTTCTATTACGAATCATGCTGTTTTTGCCTTGGCAGATTGCCCCTTGTATTTATTCCATCTACTAGAATGGATGGATGTGGATTATGATATAAGCGTGAAACAGATTAATCAGCGGTGGGCTAGACCAGAAAATATCGATAATTGGAGCCAAATGGTAATTAAACATACCGAAGACACAGTAGATATTCTTACCGAAGCACCACCATCTGGTATTTACAAAATGGATTATAATGGAAATATTTCATTCTCGCGCTTCGATACGCACAGAAGAGCTGTTGAAAACGAAAATGAGGCTTTCTTCTTAAGAATTCTCAAACCGGGCGATTACCAATACGAAGGTGCAGATTTAGGTATTTTGGTTAGCCGTGGAAGATTTATGACAGATGATTTTAAACTAAATGCCCGAGGTAAAAAATGGATTGAAGGTATTAGAAAACTGTTTAAGTCAACTACACCTACCAATACCACTTTGGCACAAAATAAAATTGAACAAGCCAATGGGTTTAAGATGTTATAA
- a CDS encoding C45 family autoproteolytic acyltransferase/hydolase encodes MYIFLNAVREDKPGAKWQELFEKYWPFYEKWYLSEGLKNRPGFTTSFGKLKKYMPELIPIYEKLVSLTGNKDTPSRFLSLYCPPKYLSACSQLAWAKKPFALVRNYDYDAHKFEGALLYTNWLQPVIAMSDCIWGVLDGINYSGLSISLAFGGRKVTGDGFGIPIILRYILETCTTTAEAVNVLQRVSSHMAYNVTVIDAMGNYTTVYVSPDRSPVVTGLPYGTNHQLLIDWEDYAAATYTRERQYYLETCIANPDEDLDGIINRFLEKPLFNTKYEKGFGTLYTSVYLPQQKKMQLIWPKNSWTQSFDDFTEQKIVVNATPPGAKGSLVK; translated from the coding sequence ATGTATATTTTTCTAAATGCAGTTAGAGAAGATAAACCAGGAGCTAAATGGCAAGAATTATTTGAGAAATACTGGCCATTTTATGAAAAATGGTATCTATCTGAAGGATTAAAAAACAGACCAGGGTTTACTACTTCATTTGGGAAATTGAAAAAATACATGCCTGAGCTAATTCCAATTTATGAAAAACTAGTAAGCTTAACCGGTAATAAAGATACTCCTTCCAGATTCTTAAGTTTGTATTGCCCACCAAAATACCTTTCTGCTTGTTCACAACTGGCTTGGGCAAAAAAACCTTTTGCACTAGTTAGAAATTACGATTACGATGCCCACAAATTTGAAGGTGCACTTTTATACACCAATTGGCTTCAACCGGTAATTGCCATGAGCGATTGTATTTGGGGTGTTTTAGATGGTATTAATTATTCTGGTTTAAGTATTTCTCTGGCTTTTGGAGGAAGAAAAGTAACTGGCGATGGTTTCGGTATTCCGATTATTCTGAGGTATATACTTGAAACTTGTACAACTACTGCAGAAGCTGTAAATGTATTACAGCGAGTTTCTTCTCACATGGCATATAATGTTACAGTAATTGATGCTATGGGAAATTATACTACCGTTTATGTTTCACCAGATAGATCGCCAGTAGTTACAGGTTTACCTTATGGTACTAATCATCAATTACTAATCGATTGGGAAGATTATGCTGCGGCTACTTATACCCGCGAAAGGCAGTATTATTTAGAAACTTGTATTGCTAATCCAGATGAAGATTTAGATGGAATTATCAACCGTTTTTTAGAAAAACCATTATTCAATACAAAGTACGAAAAAGGCTTTGGAACACTATATACTTCAGTTTATCTCCCCCAACAAAAGAAAATGCAACTTATCTGGCCAAAAAATAGTTGGACTCAATCTTTTGATGATTTTACAGAACAAAAAATTGTAGTTAATGCTACTCCTCCTGGAGCTAAAGGTAGTTTAGTAAAATAA
- a CDS encoding APC family permease, giving the protein MEGNTIHKNQPGLKKAIGKTAFFSLAFGSMIGVGWVTAMGSWLNDAGPIGAALAFALGGSLMLLIGFCYAEVTSMLPLAGGEVSYAYKAYGTQKSFIIGWFLAFGYLSVSAFEAISVGKVMSYLFPSIEFLPLYQIGNDTVFTSHILLALLCTGLITWLNHKGVGNAAKFQIWLTSAILLAAILLMIAGFSSGEFKNLEPVFGNRDIPWKGFLAVLVTVPFWFVGFDTIPQSAEEAQSNISPKVLGSLILLSIIAATTFYFILIVSTGMVAPWNNIVDASLPTAAAFKQAFAGSWIAKLVLITALIGLLSSWNGFFLACSRVIFALGRGRIIPATFGKTHPVYGTPTKAILFCGIITFLSVFTGRQAMVAFVDVGSFCMTVAFLGVSFSLISLRKKFPKMRRPYKLKYGLTIAYASAIVAISILLLMLIPASPVSLVWPIEWIILGFVCISGILFWITGKKSRNSIDKTQRDQQILEDFK; this is encoded by the coding sequence TTGGAAGGAAATACCATACATAAAAATCAACCGGGATTAAAAAAAGCGATAGGTAAAACAGCTTTTTTCAGTCTGGCTTTTGGCTCCATGATCGGCGTTGGCTGGGTAACCGCCATGGGATCTTGGCTCAATGATGCCGGACCAATTGGCGCTGCTTTAGCTTTTGCTTTGGGTGGTTCGCTTATGTTACTCATAGGTTTTTGCTATGCAGAAGTTACTTCGATGCTGCCACTTGCTGGTGGAGAAGTTTCTTATGCCTATAAAGCTTATGGTACCCAAAAATCTTTTATTATCGGTTGGTTTTTGGCTTTTGGCTACCTTTCAGTTTCGGCGTTTGAAGCCATTTCTGTAGGTAAAGTAATGAGTTACTTGTTTCCTTCTATCGAATTTTTGCCATTATATCAAATTGGAAATGATACTGTTTTTACATCGCATATTCTATTAGCATTGCTGTGTACTGGTTTAATTACATGGCTTAATCATAAAGGAGTTGGTAATGCTGCAAAATTTCAGATTTGGCTAACATCTGCCATTTTATTGGCCGCTATTTTATTGATGATCGCTGGTTTTAGTTCTGGAGAATTTAAAAATCTCGAACCAGTATTCGGTAACAGAGATATTCCTTGGAAAGGATTTTTGGCTGTTTTAGTAACTGTGCCTTTTTGGTTTGTCGGTTTTGATACCATTCCTCAAAGTGCAGAAGAAGCTCAATCCAATATTTCCCCAAAGGTTTTAGGCTCACTTATTTTGCTTTCTATTATCGCAGCAACAACTTTCTATTTCATACTGATTGTAAGTACAGGAATGGTTGCTCCTTGGAACAACATAGTAGATGCATCATTACCAACAGCCGCAGCATTTAAACAGGCATTTGCCGGAAGTTGGATTGCCAAACTTGTACTCATTACCGCACTCATCGGATTACTTAGCAGTTGGAATGGTTTTTTTCTGGCTTGTTCAAGAGTAATTTTTGCCTTGGGCAGAGGCAGAATTATTCCTGCTACATTTGGCAAAACACATCCCGTATATGGTACTCCTACCAAAGCCATTCTGTTTTGCGGAATTATCACTTTTTTATCTGTATTTACTGGCCGACAAGCAATGGTTGCTTTCGTTGATGTAGGTTCTTTTTGTATGACTGTTGCATTTCTAGGAGTATCTTTCTCATTAATTAGTCTTAGAAAGAAATTTCCAAAAATGAGAAGACCCTACAAATTGAAATATGGTTTAACAATCGCTTATGCTAGTGCTATTGTAGCTATTTCTATTTTATTACTTATGCTCATACCGGCTAGTCCTGTCTCTCTTGTTTGGCCAATAGAATGGATCATTCTAGGATTTGTATGCATTAGCGGCATACTATTTTGGATTACAGGCAAAAAGTCAAGAAACAGTATCGATAAAACACAAAGAGACCAGCAAATTCTCGAAGACTTTAAATAA
- a CDS encoding aminotransferase class I/II-fold pyridoxal phosphate-dependent enzyme: MNTDELNATKYFSTYNFNIAQCRIDIWNDLKMKAGELSKKFSNDEDYHEIREDINSLLSFLHIIEPYWAFPGMANLENLKTLFNNKSFFAFYNQVIDMVRELVSESYRRKALDHMSKKGRRSTEREIICKQYYYEVLIVDNLTNQGEFEMRNRFDEVRDPNGKFIDELVFTRNFQDALIAILFNYNIQSCVIRYDLPFKSRNNLKILKPFISQTQYHNLKDHSETGLGAILGQIIKSLRPEIDLYLVTDHAITKCNDQDLKVFRRIFFRMEDLQEMHLSIKRGIADRFQTPFFSALVDYSQKPTGVFHAMPISRGNSIFKSHWARDLGDFYGRNLFLAETSATTGGLDSLLQPTGPLKKAQQLAARAFGSQQTFFVTNGTSTSNKIVTQALVQPGDIILIDRECHKSHHYSMVLSGAFPIYMDGYTLNEYSMFGGVPLSHIKEKLLELKENNQLHRVRMMILTNCTFDGVVYNVEKVMEEVLAIKPDMIFLWDEAWFGFAAFSPTFKQRSGMYVARKLHEKYKSDAYREEYKAWKAKPTQQAMPDPDQVKIRTYSTQSTHKTLSSLRQGSMIHIYDEDFKKKAEESFHEAYMTHISTSANYQILASLDVGRRQVMFEGFEMVEKSIEMAMILRERVSTHPMLKKYFDIISLGELVPKEYRESGLEVYYDKNEGWMRMDEAWEKDEFVLDPTKITLHIGKTGVDGDTFKNRYLMDQFGIQINKTSRNTVLFMTNIGTTKSSVSYLIGVLIKIAAQLDQENLELSRDERTVHNSSVHSLTEDHPPLPEFSHFNQTFLPVDGTPAGNLRKAYFLAYDEENCEHMHLNECENELYSGRELVSASFVIPYPPGFPVLMPGQVITKETINFLKVLDVKEIHGYRADLGLRVFSQKVLGDEVVKAPVKKPELVKSESGNNGGNGHKNATKPPIRKPRPKKEQSKQE, encoded by the coding sequence ATGAACACTGACGAATTAAATGCGACAAAATATTTTTCCACGTACAATTTTAACATTGCACAATGCCGCATTGACATCTGGAACGATTTGAAAATGAAAGCCGGAGAACTCTCAAAAAAGTTTTCCAACGACGAAGATTATCATGAGATAAGAGAGGATATTAACTCCCTCCTCTCCTTTCTACACATAATTGAGCCATACTGGGCTTTTCCCGGAATGGCCAATCTCGAAAATCTTAAAACCCTCTTTAACAACAAATCATTTTTTGCCTTTTACAATCAAGTAATTGATATGGTGAGGGAGTTGGTAAGCGAATCTTATAGAAGAAAAGCTTTAGACCATATGTCTAAAAAAGGCAGAAGATCAACCGAGAGAGAAATTATTTGCAAGCAGTATTATTATGAAGTGCTCATTGTGGATAACCTTACCAATCAGGGTGAATTTGAAATGCGAAATCGCTTTGATGAAGTGAGAGACCCCAATGGCAAGTTTATAGATGAATTGGTTTTTACCCGTAATTTTCAAGATGCGTTAATAGCCATTCTTTTCAATTACAATATACAAAGTTGTGTTATTCGCTACGACTTGCCATTTAAGTCTAGAAATAACCTTAAGATTCTTAAACCTTTTATTTCTCAAACCCAATATCATAATTTAAAAGACCACTCTGAAACCGGACTTGGTGCAATTTTAGGTCAGATTATTAAATCACTTCGACCAGAAATTGATCTTTATCTGGTAACAGATCATGCTATTACCAAATGCAATGACCAAGACCTTAAGGTTTTCCGCCGGATATTTTTTAGAATGGAAGATCTACAGGAAATGCACCTGAGCATAAAAAGAGGAATTGCCGATCGTTTCCAAACACCTTTCTTTTCTGCATTGGTAGATTATAGCCAAAAACCAACAGGTGTATTCCATGCCATGCCGATTTCTAGAGGTAATTCCATTTTTAAATCTCACTGGGCAAGAGACCTAGGCGATTTTTACGGAAGAAATTTATTCTTAGCAGAAACCTCAGCCACAACTGGTGGTTTAGATTCTCTACTTCAACCTACAGGCCCTCTAAAAAAGGCGCAACAATTAGCTGCTAGAGCTTTTGGTTCGCAACAAACATTTTTTGTAACCAATGGTACTTCTACCTCCAACAAAATTGTAACTCAAGCATTGGTGCAACCCGGAGATATCATCCTAATTGATCGAGAATGCCATAAATCGCATCATTACAGCATGGTGTTATCTGGTGCATTTCCAATCTACATGGATGGCTACACATTGAATGAATACTCGATGTTTGGTGGTGTTCCGCTTTCTCATATCAAAGAAAAACTGCTCGAACTTAAAGAAAACAATCAATTGCATAGAGTGAGAATGATGATTCTTACCAATTGCACATTTGACGGAGTGGTTTACAATGTGGAAAAAGTAATGGAAGAAGTACTGGCTATTAAACCAGATATGATCTTCTTATGGGATGAAGCTTGGTTCGGTTTTGCTGCTTTCTCACCAACCTTTAAGCAAAGATCGGGAATGTATGTGGCGAGAAAATTACACGAAAAGTATAAGTCTGATGCTTATCGGGAAGAATACAAAGCGTGGAAAGCCAAACCAACACAGCAAGCTATGCCAGACCCAGACCAAGTAAAAATTAGGACTTATAGCACACAGTCTACACATAAGACGCTCTCAAGTTTGCGACAAGGTTCTATGATTCACATTTATGATGAAGATTTTAAAAAGAAAGCGGAAGAATCTTTCCACGAAGCTTATATGACGCACATTTCAACTTCTGCCAATTACCAGATTCTTGCTTCGCTTGATGTGGGAAGACGACAAGTGATGTTTGAGGGATTCGAAATGGTAGAAAAAAGTATTGAAATGGCGATGATTCTCAGAGAAAGAGTATCTACTCATCCGATGCTTAAAAAGTATTTCGATATTATTAGTCTAGGAGAACTGGTTCCTAAAGAATATCGGGAAAGTGGGCTGGAAGTTTACTATGATAAAAATGAGGGTTGGATGCGTATGGACGAAGCATGGGAAAAGGATGAATTCGTGCTTGATCCAACAAAAATTACTCTGCATATAGGTAAAACTGGTGTTGATGGAGATACTTTCAAAAACAGGTATCTTATGGATCAGTTTGGTATCCAAATCAATAAGACATCGAGAAATACTGTACTTTTTATGACCAACATTGGTACTACTAAAAGTTCAGTTTCTTATTTAATCGGTGTGCTTATTAAAATTGCAGCTCAACTTGATCAAGAAAACTTAGAGCTAAGTCGCGACGAACGCACTGTACATAATAGCTCAGTCCATTCTTTAACTGAAGATCATCCACCACTTCCTGAGTTTAGTCATTTTAACCAAACATTTTTACCAGTAGATGGAACACCTGCTGGCAATTTAAGAAAAGCTTATTTTCTAGCTTACGATGAAGAAAATTGTGAGCATATGCATCTGAATGAATGCGAAAATGAATTATATTCAGGAAGAGAATTAGTCTCTGCATCTTTTGTAATACCTTATCCGCCCGGATTTCCTGTGCTTATGCCCGGACAGGTAATCACCAAAGAAACTATCAATTTTTTGAAAGTGCTCGATGTGAAAGAAATACATGGCTATCGAGCTGACTTAGGTCTCAGAGTTTTCTCACAAAAAGTTCTGGGTGATGAAGTAGTTAAAGCACCTGTAAAAAAACCAGAACTGGTTAAATCAGAATCTGGAAACAATGGCGGCAACGGGCATAAAAATGCGACCAAGCCACCAATAAGAAAACCAAGACCAAAAAAAGAGCAATCAAAACAAGAATAA
- a CDS encoding carbon-nitrogen hydrolase family protein, with amino-acid sequence MNTFSIAGIQMKVHAAYPNFEAMKFKLDVLMSIYPWVEMVMFSELSPFGPLTHHAQEFPNETEQAFQEMAKKHRIWLIPGSMFEKRNNKIYNTATVINPEGKIVKRYSKMFPFLPYEEGVSGGDQFCVFDIPNVGRFGLLICYDMWFPETSRQLAAMGAEVILHPTLTGTIDRDVELSIVRATSAINQCYVFDVNGLETGGTGKSLICGPDGGIIYQAEQVEEMIPIEIDLDRVKRSRENGILRLGQPLKSFREKASTFPVYQKGADLSYLHSLGPIKKPTRIKEIQESLENEVPPPPQSTWYKFKNKFKGNNNLENNINPKNQ; translated from the coding sequence ATGAATACATTTTCTATTGCCGGTATACAAATGAAAGTCCATGCGGCCTATCCAAACTTTGAAGCTATGAAATTCAAATTGGATGTGCTCATGTCCATCTATCCGTGGGTAGAAATGGTAATGTTTAGCGAACTGTCACCTTTTGGTCCACTAACTCATCACGCACAAGAATTCCCAAACGAAACAGAACAGGCTTTTCAAGAAATGGCAAAAAAACATCGAATCTGGCTAATACCGGGTTCCATGTTTGAAAAGAGAAATAACAAAATATACAATACAGCAACGGTAATTAATCCGGAAGGTAAAATCGTGAAAAGATACAGTAAAATGTTTCCTTTTTTACCTTACGAAGAGGGTGTTTCTGGTGGTGATCAATTTTGTGTATTTGACATTCCGAACGTTGGTAGGTTTGGTTTACTCATTTGCTACGATATGTGGTTTCCTGAAACTTCGCGCCAATTGGCAGCCATGGGTGCAGAAGTAATTCTTCACCCAACATTAACCGGAACCATAGACCGAGATGTAGAACTTTCTATTGTGAGAGCCACTTCTGCCATTAATCAATGTTATGTGTTTGATGTAAACGGCCTCGAAACTGGTGGAACTGGAAAATCGTTAATTTGCGGTCCTGATGGTGGTATTATCTATCAAGCAGAGCAGGTAGAAGAAATGATTCCCATAGAAATCGATCTAGATCGGGTAAAACGCAGTCGTGAAAATGGCATCCTCAGATTAGGCCAACCGCTTAAAAGCTTTAGAGAAAAAGCCAGCACATTTCCAGTTTATCAAAAAGGTGCAGACTTATCTTACTTACACTCGCTAGGGCCAATTAAAAAACCTACACGAATTAAAGAAATACAGGAAAGTCTAGAAAATGAAGTTCCACCTCCACCACAGTCTACATGGTATAAGTTTAAGAACAAATTTAAAGGTAACAACAACCTCGAAAACAACATTAACCCAAAAAACCAATGA
- the gabT gene encoding 4-aminobutyrate--2-oxoglutarate transaminase, whose protein sequence is MSNAKDLIERRKNVVPQGVGIFNPATVSEAKDGIIIDADGNEMIDFAGGIGVLNAGHCPAPVVKAIQQQAEKLIHACFHVGTYEPYVALAEKLTSLFPHGAQTKAMLTNTGAESVENAIKIARQATGRQAVICFTGAFHGRSMMAMSLTSKVAYKTGCGPFAPEVYRVQYPNYYKNQDGLSQDEFSDRELFKFKKALVNMVDSDNVAAVIIEPVQGEGGFNVTPKKYLQGLRDICTQHGIMLIIDEVQSGFARTGKWAAYQHYGITPDISTWAKSMGSGMPIGAVVGKAEIMDKARPGTIGGTYLGNPVSCAAALATIKFIDEQNLNDRAVEIGQFVTERFEAMQKKTDVIGDIRGLGAMNAIELVKDGNPTQPDADLTAKLVVSCFNRGLIILSAGTFKNVIRILSPLVITNEQLDKGLNILEEELMKLTSMAEPAI, encoded by the coding sequence ATGAGCAATGCAAAAGATTTAATAGAAAGAAGAAAAAACGTAGTACCCCAAGGTGTGGGTATTTTTAATCCGGCAACGGTTAGTGAAGCAAAAGATGGAATTATAATAGATGCTGATGGAAATGAAATGATAGATTTTGCCGGAGGAATTGGTGTACTAAATGCAGGTCACTGTCCAGCACCTGTAGTAAAAGCCATTCAGCAACAGGCCGAAAAATTGATTCATGCTTGTTTCCATGTGGGAACTTACGAACCTTATGTAGCACTTGCCGAAAAACTTACCAGTTTATTCCCTCATGGAGCACAAACAAAAGCCATGCTTACCAATACAGGAGCTGAATCTGTAGAGAATGCCATAAAAATTGCCAGACAAGCAACAGGTCGACAAGCGGTGATTTGTTTTACTGGTGCATTTCATGGTCGGTCTATGATGGCCATGTCATTAACTTCTAAAGTAGCCTACAAAACTGGATGTGGCCCTTTTGCACCAGAAGTCTATAGAGTACAATATCCTAATTACTATAAAAACCAAGATGGTCTTTCTCAAGACGAGTTTTCAGACAGAGAGCTTTTCAAGTTTAAGAAAGCGCTGGTAAATATGGTTGACTCTGATAATGTGGCTGCTGTTATTATCGAACCAGTTCAAGGTGAAGGAGGATTTAATGTTACTCCAAAAAAATACCTACAAGGTTTAAGAGATATTTGTACTCAACACGGTATTATGTTGATTATCGATGAAGTACAAAGTGGATTTGCTAGAACTGGAAAATGGGCGGCCTATCAGCATTACGGAATTACCCCTGATATATCTACTTGGGCAAAATCTATGGGTTCGGGTATGCCAATTGGTGCTGTAGTGGGCAAAGCAGAAATTATGGATAAAGCCAGACCAGGAACAATAGGTGGTACTTATCTTGGAAACCCTGTTTCTTGTGCTGCTGCTCTTGCCACCATAAAATTTATCGACGAGCAAAACCTGAATGATAGAGCAGTAGAAATCGGGCAGTTTGTAACTGAACGATTTGAAGCCATGCAGAAAAAAACAGATGTAATCGGAGATATTCGAGGTTTGGGTGCCATGAATGCCATCGAGCTTGTGAAAGACGGTAACCCAACTCAACCAGATGCAGACCTTACTGCAAAATTAGTTGTTAGCTGCTTCAACCGTGGACTCATCATCCTTTCGGCAGGAACATTTAAAAATGTAATTAGAATTTTAAGTCCATTGGTAATTACCAACGAGCAATTAGATAAAGGATTAAACATCCTTGAAGAGGAATTAATGAAATTAACCTCAATGGCAGAACCTGCTATATAA